AGGAAACTGCTGGGATAACTCTCCGACAGAACGCTTTTTCAGGAGCCTGAAGTCGGAACGGTTATCTGACTATATCTTCACCACCAGAAAGGCTGCTCAGTCGCAGGTGATCGATTATATCGGATACTACAATGGCATCCGTCTACATTCGACCCTGGGGTATCAATCCCCCGTGCTCTATGAGAAAGAACTGTACCGGAATGCTGCTTAACCCGGTGTCCGTTTTTACTTGACCACAACAAATGCTTGCTTTGTCCAGTTTGTAACTTCTTCTCAATACCCAAACCAGTTTACACATGACGATTTGGTTGATAAAACCTGGATTGTCGATGTTTCAGGATTGTTCGATCAATCTGGTTGCGACTTTAGACTGTATGGGGTCATCTTGCACAATATAGCGCACGATTACGTTGGTATCGATGCCGATCATCGAATCCTGCCGGCTTCATCTTCGATAGCCCGGTTCATGTCTTCCATCGCTACCGGTTTGCCGGAATTTTTAACCATGCCCTTGAGTTTTCGAACATCAGCCGTAGCGGGCATAATCGTAACCTCACCGTTGATACCGATGAGAAATTCAATCCGATCGCCTTGAGCCAAATTAAGGTGCTCACGAATCGGTTTGGGCACCGTTATTTGCCCCTTGGATGTAACTTTGGTCCTATGTGTTCGATTCACAGGGCTGGTAAAAAAGCTGCTATCTTTTTTAGCCATGAATTGATCCTTGTTACCACGCAATTCCAGGCCGGCGCACCCTCGCCCCTTGAGGGGAGAGGGCGGGGTGAGGGGTGATGAAATGCGTCGTTATTTGTTAAAAACTAAAGTTTCGCAGTAACCCATCGACTTTGTTCAGCGATGAGATCTTCTATGATATCAATAAAATGAAAAAGCAAATCAGGTTCGATACGGTGCGAAAGTATATCACTTGACTTGAAAATCAGTTCTTTGACACGGCCCCAGACGGCACGACTGAACATCCATAATGACTGATCGTCTGACGTTTGCCGAAACAGCGGGCCAACGCAGATGTTCAGTCCGTGTTTTATCTGGATGTAGACCAATATCAGATACCGGATCATTACCAGGCTCTGGCTGGCGATCAAGGCGTCAAACGTATTGCTTTGCTCTTTTACCATGTAAAGCATCTGCTTGGCATCTTTAAAGTATACTTCGATGGCCCAGCGACGGGCGTAATAGTCAAGAATTCTGGACGGTTCCAGGTCGGTATCGGTGCAAAGCAGGACCTGCCACTGTTTGCGGCCATCGGAAACGAACAGCACCCGAACCGAGCCGGTCTTTTTCAACGTGACATCGAGGCATGCGCCCTTGATCGTGCGATCCTTGATCCAGAAGGTTTGTTTTTTGGCGACCTGCTGCCATAGCTGTTTGAGCGTGTATGCGCCGCCTTGATAACCGTATTTAACCCGGTTGCGCTTCAATCGGCAGATGACGCCATAACCGACATCGACGATGCGACGGATGATATCGTCGTGGGCAAACCAACTGTCGAACAAGACGAAGCTGGCATCGATGCCCGACCTCCAAGCTCTGGCGAGCATCTGAACAAGAACGTCGGTTTTTTTACTCAGCGCTTCCCTACGTCGTTTCCAGCCGTTGGTACGCTTGTCGATATCCCGTATATCGGTGTTGGGCCGGTGGCTGGATGTATGAAAGGCACCATCGATCGGAAAAAAATGCAACCCGTCATGAAAACCCAATTGCAGATACTGGTTGCCAAGAATGGAACGCCTGACTTTGTGATCGAAATGATAGCTGACCAATTCGATCTCTTTGCCCGATTTGGGGCAGATGGAGTCATCGGCGATCAATACTTTTTCTTTCAATGGGACATTCTTACGCATGGCTATGATCTTTGATGCCAACATCTGGACCAGCTTTCTCCAATTGAAGTGTTCATTGTTCAAGAACCGGTAGAACGCGTCTTTATGGGCCTGGACGTAGTTTTGTATATAGCCGCCATTACAGAAACTGTTGAGGCTTCGCTTGAGAAAAGGCAGTAGTACGAAAACAAATATGAGCGAGAGTGTTTCATAACCTCTTTTTTTGGTGATGTTGCTTTGTCGGGCCAATGAATGGAACTTGAGTTCAGTGAACGCACGATTGAGTTCACGGTCGTCAATGATCCGGCCCGAATCAGATTGTTTTTGCAAGGAGAGGGAAAATGTATTAGGGTGATTCATAGCGGTTCTTTCTTTAGTGATATTAGGTGTTTGGCGATGTCTAATATACTAAATTCAGAGCCGCTTTTCAATTATTTTCTTAATATTTTCAGATTATTATCCCTCTAAAATGTCCGAATTTTAACTGCGAAACTTCAGTTAAAAATAGAGGATATTATCGATTGTTCCCCCTCATCCTGTCCTTCTCCCTCCGGGGGGAGAAGGGACGTACGTCAGTTGCTACCGTGTTTTCCTGGGAACTTGTGCAATTCCCGACGGCACTCTCTCATTTCTTGATGGTAACATTTTTGGCGGGACGGAGATGGACTGTCACTCGTTGAGAAACGCCCGGGCCGCTTCTTCTTCCAACAATTCCTGACAATCCGAGTAGCGCGGCGAATAGTGAAAAATGCTGTACTGTTTCACTTGGCAGGCTCGCGCGAGTTCTCCGGCCTGGCGGGCGGTGAGATGTTTTTTCTGCAAGGCGACGTCCCGATGGCGGTTGGAAAAGGCCGCTTCCACGAAAAGGTGGTCCACATCGCGGCAGAACGCCGCGATTTTTTCCAGGTTGTGCGGCGTGCCGGCCGCATCGGCAACGTAAGCCAGGCGCTGGCCGGGAGAGATGCGAACGATGCGCGATTTCAGCGCGCCTAAGGATAATCGGCGGGGTGCGTCTCCCGGCGCGGTCCCCGGAATTTCAATGGTTTCATCCAGATCCGCACCCTCATAGAGCATTTTCTTAAACCGGTTCAACCAGGGGCCGGGGCCAAGGCCCATCTCCTCCAGTGCGGTTTTGACGATATTGATGTGAAAGCGTTCGTCCAGGCGAAAGGCCAGCACGGGAATTCCGTGGTCCAGGTGAATGGCCCGGATGCACAGGGACGCCTCGTCGATCACGACCCCGTCGAAGGGGATCTCCCGCACGCCCTCGGCGGCAAACCGTTTGTGGCAAGCGTAGCTGCAGCAAAGCGCCCGGTCGGGATGCAATTCGACGGCATGCAGGGTAAACCGGTTCTCGTAGTTTCCCACCAGATTCCAGCAATACGCGGCCAGCTTTCCTGCCAGGTTGTCCAGAAACCCCTGAGGACCGTACAGGTAAAGATCCTTGTCCCGTCCCAGAAGCAGGCGCAGTAAGCGGTCGAAACCAATGAAATGGTCCATGTGGGTATGGGTGACGAAGATGTGGCTGAGCTTGAGAACTTCTCGCGAGGCCAAGGCCGTGATATCGCCCAGGTCGAAAAGCAGGGCTCGCTTTTCATTTCGTAAGGGAATGAACAGGGCCGGGTCGTCAAAGGGCCCGTTGACCAGCCGGGGAAGAAACGTCGGGCCCATTCAGCGGCTCAGGGCAGGAGTTTGGCGACCTGCTTGTGGATGCACAGGTAGATGTCGGCATCCGATCCGTAGATGTCCACTACGCACTTGTGGTTGATCAATTTCTCGATGACGAAAGCGGTAACGTAGAGGCTGACAATATTGGGCTGCTGAACCAGGTTGCGAAGGGGCGCGATCTGGTAATCCACGTCGAATTCATCGGCATGGGAAAGGGTTTCCAGGCATTTGGCGATCTGCTCCTCCAGCGTGTTCTTGCTGGTGGTTTCCACCAATTTTTCTTCCACGAGTTTCATGGCGATGGGATTGGCGAACCGGGTCGGGTCCTCCCGTACCATATTGATGGCAGTCCGCCGTGCGTGCTCTTTGGAGGATTCGATTTTGGATAGAATGCTCGATTCCCGGTTGCTGGGTCTGAATACTTTGGCCATGGAGGTTCACCTGTCGTTGGGTCGCTTTTACCAGTCCATCTTTAATGGCTCTATATAAGTAAGATAGGTCGGTTAATGCAAGTTAAAAAAGAGGGTTGAGACGAAGATTTTACAGGAAGGCAAATGTGCCGACGGGTCAAAACCCTTATGGTTCCGGGACCACGTCTTCGATGACGACCTGTAAATGTTTTTTGCCGTTCCAGTGATTCCACTGGGGGCGGTAGGCAATTTTTTCGAATCGATCGGCGACCGGCAGATTTTCGGGGACGTTGAATTGAATCGCAGGCAGGGCGCCGTTGCCGCTTTGACCACTTTCAAGAACCATTCTCCGGTGGCTTTCCCCCACGGTCCGGCACTCTTTGACCCGGATGCCGGTATCCACGAACAGCGGGTGAGGATTGCCCTGGCCAAAGGGGCCCAGACGCTCCAAGCCCTCCATCAGTTCGGGGGTGACACCGTCCAGCGGCAGATGGGCGTCGATGGAAAGCGTCGGCCCGGTTTCACGCCGGGCCGCCATCTCTTCCACCACGGCTTCCAGGCGGGAGGTGAAATCGTCCAGCCGGTCGGTGGCCAGACCGAGTCCGGCGGCCAACGGATGACCGCCGAAACGGTCCAGCAGGTCTTCACAGCGACTCAGGGCCGCCGATATGTCGATGCCCTCGACGCTGCGGGCCGATCCCTTGGCGGTCCCGTTGCTCGTTGCCAGCACGATTGAGGGACGGTGAAACTGCCGGGCGAGGCGCGAGGCGACAATGCCGAGAACGCCCGCGTGCCAATGGTTGCCGTGGACCACCAGCACCGGGCGGTCGAGCAGTTTCGGGCGGCGATCGAACCGGTCCAGGATCGATTGCAGCAGGTCGCTCTCCATAGCCTGCCTGCGGCCGTTGAGTCGGCCCAGGGCGGCCGCCAGGCGATTGGCCTTGCGGCGGTCGTCGGTCAGCAGCAGTTCGCAGGCCATGCGGGCGTGGGCCATGCGTCCGGCGGCGTTGATCCGGGGGGCCAGTTTAAAAGCAATGGTCTGTGCATCCGCCGATGCTTCGGGTGCCCCGCTGGTGCGCATCAGCGCCCGGATGCCGGGACGAAAACCGCCGTTGATCTGCTCAAGGCCGGCGGCCGTCAATGTCCGGTTGTCGAGAATCAAGGGGGACACGTCGGCAACCGTACCCAGGGCCACCAGATCGCACAATTGCTTCAGATTGGGCTCCGGGCGGGATTGCCAGAATCCCTTTTCCCGAAGATGGGCCCGCAGGGCGACGACCAGGTAAAAGGCCACGCCGACACCGGCCAGGTGAGCCAGACCGGCCTGACCGTCCGGGCCGGAGGGATTGATGACGGCAACGGCCGCTTCCGGTGCCCGGTCCACGGGATGGTGATCGGTGACAATGGTGTCGATCCCCAGCTGGCTGGCAAGACGAACGGCTTCATGGCTGCTTGATCCGCAGTCCACGGTAATGATCAGGTTCGTACCGATGCGGCGGGCTCGCCCGTTGATAAAGTCGGCTCCCAGCCCGTATCCATCCGCCATGCGATAGGGGATGTGATACACGACCCGCGCGCCGCACTGTCTTAAAAAGGAGACCAGTACCGCGGTGGCGGTGACCCCGTCGGCGTCGTAGTCGCCAAAGACGAGGATTTTTTCCCGGGCTGTAAGCGCGCGGTGGATCCGGTCCACCGCCGCGGGAATGCCGGTCATTTCCAGCGGCGAGGCAAGATCGCGCAGCAGGGGCGTTAAAAACCGTTTGGCCTGGCAGCCCGTAAAAATGCCGCGAATGGCCAAAAGCCTGGCGATCAGGGGCGGGCACCCTGTCTCGCGCT
This window of the uncultured Desulfosarcina sp. genome carries:
- a CDS encoding MBL fold metallo-hydrolase, coding for MGPTFLPRLVNGPFDDPALFIPLRNEKRALLFDLGDITALASREVLKLSHIFVTHTHMDHFIGFDRLLRLLLGRDKDLYLYGPQGFLDNLAGKLAAYCWNLVGNYENRFTLHAVELHPDRALCCSYACHKRFAAEGVREIPFDGVVIDEASLCIRAIHLDHGIPVLAFRLDERFHINIVKTALEEMGLGPGPWLNRFKKMLYEGADLDETIEIPGTAPGDAPRRLSLGALKSRIVRISPGQRLAYVADAAGTPHNLEKIAAFCRDVDHLFVEAAFSNRHRDVALQKKHLTARQAGELARACQVKQYSIFHYSPRYSDCQELLEEEAARAFLNE
- a CDS encoding AbrB/MazE/SpoVT family DNA-binding domain-containing protein, which produces MAKKDSSFFTSPVNRTHRTKVTSKGQITVPKPIREHLNLAQGDRIEFLIGINGEVTIMPATADVRKLKGMVKNSGKPVAMEDMNRAIEDEAGRIR
- the recJ gene encoding single-stranded-DNA-specific exonuclease RecJ, giving the protein MKKQWQMLHPDEQTVRLLERETGCPPLIARLLAIRGIFTGCQAKRFLTPLLRDLASPLEMTGIPAAVDRIHRALTAREKILVFGDYDADGVTATAVLVSFLRQCGARVVYHIPYRMADGYGLGADFINGRARRIGTNLIITVDCGSSSHEAVRLASQLGIDTIVTDHHPVDRAPEAAVAVINPSGPDGQAGLAHLAGVGVAFYLVVALRAHLREKGFWQSRPEPNLKQLCDLVALGTVADVSPLILDNRTLTAAGLEQINGGFRPGIRALMRTSGAPEASADAQTIAFKLAPRINAAGRMAHARMACELLLTDDRRKANRLAAALGRLNGRRQAMESDLLQSILDRFDRRPKLLDRPVLVVHGNHWHAGVLGIVASRLARQFHRPSIVLATSNGTAKGSARSVEGIDISAALSRCEDLLDRFGGHPLAAGLGLATDRLDDFTSRLEAVVEEMAARRETGPTLSIDAHLPLDGVTPELMEGLERLGPFGQGNPHPLFVDTGIRVKECRTVGESHRRMVLESGQSGNGALPAIQFNVPENLPVADRFEKIAYRPQWNHWNGKKHLQVVIEDVVPEP
- a CDS encoding transposase produces the protein MNHPNTFSLSLQKQSDSGRIIDDRELNRAFTELKFHSLARQSNITKKRGYETLSLIFVFVLLPFLKRSLNSFCNGGYIQNYVQAHKDAFYRFLNNEHFNWRKLVQMLASKIIAMRKNVPLKEKVLIADDSICPKSGKEIELVSYHFDHKVRRSILGNQYLQLGFHDGLHFFPIDGAFHTSSHRPNTDIRDIDKRTNGWKRRREALSKKTDVLVQMLARAWRSGIDASFVLFDSWFAHDDIIRRIVDVGYGVICRLKRNRVKYGYQGGAYTLKQLWQQVAKKQTFWIKDRTIKGACLDVTLKKTGSVRVLFVSDGRKQWQVLLCTDTDLEPSRILDYYARRWAIEVYFKDAKQMLYMVKEQSNTFDALIASQSLVMIRYLILVYIQIKHGLNICVGPLFRQTSDDQSLWMFSRAVWGRVKELIFKSSDILSHRIEPDLLFHFIDIIEDLIAEQSRWVTAKL